Within the bacterium genome, the region CGGGCAGGACAGCGTAATTGAACAGTTGTTGGTAGCATTTTTAGCCGATGGGCATGTGCTTCTCGAAGGCGTCCCCGGCACTGCCAAAACACTGCTGGTGCGTGCTCTGGCTCTAGTATTGGATCTGCCTTTTACACGCGTTCAGTTCACTCCCGATCTGATGCCTTCCGATATCACAGGAACAAATATTTATGATGCAAACACTTCTAGTTTCCATCTTAGGCAGGGACCTATCTTTACGAGTGTCCTGCTTGCCGATGAAATCAACCGTACACCTCCAAAAACACAAAGTGCGCTACTCGAAGCGATGGAGGAAAGAAATGTTACCATCGATGGGGTCAAACATCCACTTCCGAAGCCATTTTTTGTCTGCGCTACTCAAAACCCAATTGAGTTCGAAGGCACCTATCCCCTTCCCGAAGCCCAACTCGACCGTTTTTTATTGAAAATCCTAGTTGACTATCCTTCTGACTTTGAAGAAAAACAAATTCTTAACCGTTATCATCAGGGTTTCCGATCTATGAAGCTAGAAGATGCCGGACTGACATCAATATTAAATGCCGAAGGCATCGCAAAGCTTCGAGTATTTGTCGAAGGTATTGGGGTCGAGGAACGAGTTGTCGAGTATATTTCTGATATCGTGCGTAAATCACGTAATTCGGATTACCTTATGATTGGCGCTTCCCCACGCGCAGGTATCGCATTGCTTTTATGCTCAAAGGCATTGGCGGCGCTAAGGGCGCGCGATTTTGTTACTCCCGATGATGTCAAAGAACTTGCTTATCCGACGC harbors:
- a CDS encoding MoxR family ATPase is translated as MDSRMQTTNPVVETAQKIKDEIQKAVVGQDSVIEQLLVAFLADGHVLLEGVPGTAKTLLVRALALVLDLPFTRVQFTPDLMPSDITGTNIYDANTSSFHLRQGPIFTSVLLADEINRTPPKTQSALLEAMEERNVTIDGVKHPLPKPFFVCATQNPIEFEGTYPLPEAQLDRFLLKILVDYPSDFEEKQILNRYHQGFRSMKLEDAGLTSILNAEGIAKLRVFVEGIGVEERVVEYISDIVRKSRNSDYLMIGASPRAGIALLLCSKALAALRARDFVTPDDVKELAYPTLRHRILLRPEAEIEGLTADRVLAGIIDTITVPR